From the genome of Uranotaenia lowii strain MFRU-FL chromosome 1, ASM2978415v1, whole genome shotgun sequence, one region includes:
- the LOC129753944 gene encoding TBC1 domain family member 5-like isoform X2 has protein sequence MSKLEWRNILVIANDTALFDLRHSAIRGDLRASPFRSVCWAIFLQVLKTPSGDWTRQRDQLRSEYQKLKHQYVLNPHSNRDGSDDPLSQSKQSVWNQHFCDQELCAVIKQDVVRTFPGVDFFRKSKIQEMMVNILFCYARVHPTMCYRQGMHEILAPLIFVIHSDQQALAHIQELNPSVDPILLMVLDPEFIEEDAYSIFSNIMDRIASFYRTMEVIPTATGHFPVATPSTPLLSPTSKRRPEIEVVEQLNFIKDKILIKEDLHLHNHLLKLDIPLAIFGVRWLRLLFGREYALQDLLLLWDAIFGEGEQLELINFIVVAMLIRIRDKLIYSDYTTCLTFLMRYPTNVDVSLIIRHALHMKSPKVS, from the exons ATGAGTAA GCTTGAATGGCGCAACATCCTTGTAATTGCTAACGATACAGCTCTGTTTGATCTGCGGCACAGTGCCATCCGGGGGGACCTGAGGGCCTCGCCGTTCCGTAGTGTATGTTGGGCCATATTTCTACAGGTCTTAAAAACTCCTTCTGGTGATTGGACGAGACAACGTGATCAGCTGCGTAGCGAATATCAAAAGCTGAAGCATCAGTACGTTTTAAATCCACACAGCAACAGAGATGGCAGCGACGATCCACTATCGCAATCCAAGCAAAGCGTGTGGAATCAACACTTCTGTGATCAAGAGCTGTGTGCGGTGATCAAACAAGACGTGGTGCGCACGTTTCCTGGAGTGGATTTCTTTCGAAAATCCAAAATACAGGAAATGATGGTTAATATTCTGTTCTGCTATGCCAGGGTGCATCCCACCATGTGCTATCGCCAGGGAATGCACGAAATATTGGCCCCGTTGATTTTCGTTATCCATAGCGACCAACAAGCATTGGCACACATACAGGAACTGAACCCATCTGTGGA TCCCATACTCCTGATggttttggacccagaatttatcgAAGAAGATGCTTA TtctattttttctaatattatGGACCGGATAGCGTCATTCTACCGAACAATGGAAGTCATTCCGACGGCGACCGGTCACTTCCCGGTGGCCACCCCATCTACACCACTGCTTAGCCCAACTTCGAAACGAAGACCTGAAATAGAAGTCGTCGAACAGTTGAACTTCATCAAGGACAAAATCCTGATCAAAGAAGATTTGCACCTGCACAACCATCTGCTGAAACTTGATATTCCGCTTGCCATTTTCGGAGTACGCTGGCTGAGGTTACTGTTCGGACGTGAATACGCACTGCAAGACCTTTTGCTCCTATGGGATGCCATCTTTGGGGAAGGTGAACAACTGGAGTTAATCAACTTCATTGTGGTGGCCATGCTGATCCGCATCCGTGATAAGT TGATTTACAGCGATTATACAACTTGTTTAACGTTTTTGATGCGTTATCCAACGAATGTGGATGTTTCGCTGATTATTCGGCACGCACTTCACATGAAGTCTCCTAAGGTGAgctga
- the LOC129739614 gene encoding formylglycine-generating enzyme → MDFKYGTYLVILTLTIKATADCGCNKLKRTPNGPEAPQEHVIFPEKHEANAHGEDSPTNLLKLVEHSKKFIDMSLIPGGKYVIGTNEPFFTDDKEGPEREVELKEFYLDRYEVSNLQFRDFVQQTGYVSEAEKFGDSFVFQEFLTPEVRKHYNDFRVAAAPWWYKIQGANWKQPEGDPEKGLENRLDHPVVHVSWNDAVSYCRWKEKRLPTEAEWEVACRGGRKQKLFPWGNKMMPKDEHYMNIWQGLFPEGNLAEDGCEGTCPVDRFRQNAFDLYNIVGNVWEWTDDRWDEQEESEAPNRVKKGGSYLCHESYCYRYRCAARSQNTEDSSAGNLGFRCAADID, encoded by the exons ATGGATTTCAAATATGGAACATATCTGGTAATACTTACTCTAACTATAAAAGCAACAGCCGATTGCGGCTGTAATAAACTAAAGCGAACACCAAATGGACCAGAAGCTCCACAGGAACACgtaatttttcccgaaaaacaTGAAGCGAACGCGCACGGCGAAGATTCTCCCACAAATCTACTTAAGCTTGTGGAACACTCCAAGAAGTTCATCGATATGAGTTTAATACCTGGTGGAAAATACGTGATCGGTACTAACGAACCATTTTTCACCGACGATAAGGAGGGACCGGAGCGTGAAGTTGAGCTGAAGGAATTTTACCTGGACCGATATGAAGTATCCAACCTGCAATTTCGTGACTTTGTCCAGCAGACAGGCTATGTAAGCGAGGCAGAAAAGTTTGGCGATAGTTTCGTGTTTCAAGAATTTCTTACTCCAGAAGTCCGGAAACATTACAATGATTTTAGAGTTGCCGCTGCCCCTTGGTGGTACAAAATTCAAGGAGCAAACTGGAAACAGCCGGAGGGCGATCCAGAAAAAG GATTAGAAAATCGCTTAGATCATCCGGTTGTCCACGTGTCGTGGAATGATGCTGTGTCCTACTGCCGCTGGAAAGAAAAGCGTTTGCCCACCGAAGCGGAATGGGAAGTTGCTTGTCGCGGGGGAAGAAAGCAAAAACTTTTCCCATGGGGCAACAAAATGATGCCAAAGGATGAGCACTACATGAACATATGGCAGGGATTGTTCCCGGAGGGTAATTTGGCGGAAGATGGATGCGAGGGTACATGTCCTGTAGATCGTTTCCGTCAAAACGCCTTTGATTTGTACAACATAGTGGGTAATGTTTGGGAATGGACCGACGATCGCTGGGACGAACAGGAGGAGTCAGAAGCTCCGAATCGAGTTAAAAAAGGTGGTTCATATCTGTGCCATGAATCGTACTGTTATCGGTATCGGTGTGCCGCTAGATCTCAGAATACCGAGGATAGTTCAGCAGGAAATTTGGGTTTCCGTTGTGCTGCTGATATCGACTGA
- the LOC129738995 gene encoding uncharacterized protein LOC129738995: protein MVKKEKNISGDYKDLSSESDIPQTPLAASTQMSPKKESKRVISYGESASENESEDYQPSSPTSKVSPSTAGIGSKTASLAKEKYLTKFPFVRSCKPRYAVDLDLTDPDDEVWIVQCPSSIDAKKLLLKASLETDKLGETCSIKSAATNDSLEGLIVKNSNSKPITLMTGVDFKSFVPKGTIQVREALQTKQSIQLGLMKEETTSEDIPFPEDIKERHPLLGPDYRSMLKLSKPVRKALSWARQRSEQCYLREDVSSVAEPESPKKAKKRKLKIESNSELVIDETLTSTRKKVKKETANDNNGAQDDLSWLSNI from the exons ATggtgaagaaagaaaaaaatatctcagGAGATTATAAAG ATTTGTCGTCGGAAAGTGACATTCCACAAACTCCATTGGCTGCATCCACACAGATGTCCCCGAAAAAGGAATCCAAACGAGTTATTTCATATGGAGAGAGTGCTTCTGAAAATGAATCAGAAGACTACCAGCCATCTTCCCCAACCAGTAAAGTTTCCCCATCAACGGCTGGGATTGGTTCGAAAACCGCAAGCCTTgcaaaggaaaaatatttaaccAAGTTTCCTTTCGTACGATCGTGTAAACCACGTTACGCAGTGGATTTAGATTTAACCGACCCCGACGATGAAGTGTGGATCGTTCAGTGCCCTAGTTCAATCGATGCCAAGAAGTTACTTCTGAAAGCTTCTCTAGAAACTGATAAACTTGGAGAAACCTGTAGCATAAAGTCTGCTGCAACCAATGACTCTTTAGAAGGCcttattgtgaaaaattcaaactctaAACCGATCACCCTGATGACAGGTGTAGATTTCAAATCGTTTGTTCCAAAGGGAACTATTCAGGTTCGAGAAGCGCTACAAACTAAGCAATCTATTCAGCTGGGGTTAATGAAAGAGGAAACCACGAGCGAAGACATTCCTTTTCCGGAAGACATCAAGGAAAGGCATCCTCTGCTTGGTCCAGACTATCGGTCGATGCTTAAACTATCGAAGCCAGTACGGAAGGCATTAAGTTGGGCCCGACAACGTTCGGAACAGTGTTACCTACGCGAAGACGTGTCCAGTGTAGCGGAACCGGAAAGTCCAAAGAAGGCTAAGAAACGCAAGCTCAAGATTGAATCGAATTCTGAGCTAGTGATAGACGAAACATTGACCTCTACTcgtaaaaaggttaaaaaagagACGGCAAACGATAATAATGGTGCGCAAGACGATTTATCTTGGTTGAGTAATATCTAG
- the LOC129753944 gene encoding TBC1 domain family member 5-like isoform X1 — protein MVDLSEPAEVVQANETASHCSREISGVDKYELEWRNILVIANDTALFDLRHSAIRGDLRASPFRSVCWAIFLQVLKTPSGDWTRQRDQLRSEYQKLKHQYVLNPHSNRDGSDDPLSQSKQSVWNQHFCDQELCAVIKQDVVRTFPGVDFFRKSKIQEMMVNILFCYARVHPTMCYRQGMHEILAPLIFVIHSDQQALAHIQELNPSVDPILLMVLDPEFIEEDAYSIFSNIMDRIASFYRTMEVIPTATGHFPVATPSTPLLSPTSKRRPEIEVVEQLNFIKDKILIKEDLHLHNHLLKLDIPLAIFGVRWLRLLFGREYALQDLLLLWDAIFGEGEQLELINFIVVAMLIRIRDKLIYSDYTTCLTFLMRYPTNVDVSLIIRHALHMKSPKVS, from the exons ATGGTAGATCTTTCAGAGCCAGCGGAAGTTGTTCAAGCGAATGAAACAGCATCCCACTGTAGCCGAGAAATAAGCGGAGTGGATAAATATGA GCTTGAATGGCGCAACATCCTTGTAATTGCTAACGATACAGCTCTGTTTGATCTGCGGCACAGTGCCATCCGGGGGGACCTGAGGGCCTCGCCGTTCCGTAGTGTATGTTGGGCCATATTTCTACAGGTCTTAAAAACTCCTTCTGGTGATTGGACGAGACAACGTGATCAGCTGCGTAGCGAATATCAAAAGCTGAAGCATCAGTACGTTTTAAATCCACACAGCAACAGAGATGGCAGCGACGATCCACTATCGCAATCCAAGCAAAGCGTGTGGAATCAACACTTCTGTGATCAAGAGCTGTGTGCGGTGATCAAACAAGACGTGGTGCGCACGTTTCCTGGAGTGGATTTCTTTCGAAAATCCAAAATACAGGAAATGATGGTTAATATTCTGTTCTGCTATGCCAGGGTGCATCCCACCATGTGCTATCGCCAGGGAATGCACGAAATATTGGCCCCGTTGATTTTCGTTATCCATAGCGACCAACAAGCATTGGCACACATACAGGAACTGAACCCATCTGTGGA TCCCATACTCCTGATggttttggacccagaatttatcgAAGAAGATGCTTA TtctattttttctaatattatGGACCGGATAGCGTCATTCTACCGAACAATGGAAGTCATTCCGACGGCGACCGGTCACTTCCCGGTGGCCACCCCATCTACACCACTGCTTAGCCCAACTTCGAAACGAAGACCTGAAATAGAAGTCGTCGAACAGTTGAACTTCATCAAGGACAAAATCCTGATCAAAGAAGATTTGCACCTGCACAACCATCTGCTGAAACTTGATATTCCGCTTGCCATTTTCGGAGTACGCTGGCTGAGGTTACTGTTCGGACGTGAATACGCACTGCAAGACCTTTTGCTCCTATGGGATGCCATCTTTGGGGAAGGTGAACAACTGGAGTTAATCAACTTCATTGTGGTGGCCATGCTGATCCGCATCCGTGATAAGT TGATTTACAGCGATTATACAACTTGTTTAACGTTTTTGATGCGTTATCCAACGAATGTGGATGTTTCGCTGATTATTCGGCACGCACTTCACATGAAGTCTCCTAAGGTGAgctga